The Halictus rubicundus isolate RS-2024b unplaced genomic scaffold, iyHalRubi1_principal scaffold0137, whole genome shotgun sequence genome contains the following window.
ggatagtatagagtataggattggatagagaataggatagcattgggatagattgataggatagataatagaggataggataggatagaggataggatagaatagaggataggataggatagaggataggatagaataaaggataggatagagtataagatagaggatggaggataggataggatagaggatggaggataggataggataggggataagataggatagaggataggataggataggatagaggataggataggataggatagatgataggataggatagaggataggataggatagaagatattataggatggatgataggatatgacagaggataggatagtatagagtataggattggatagagaataggatgggattgggatagatagataggatagataatagaggataggataggatagaggatacgatatgatagaggctagggttggatggaggataggataggatagaggataggataggtttgaggataggataggatagaggataggatagaatagaggataggataggatagaggataggatagaatagagtataggatagagtataggatagaggatggatgataggatatcatagaggataggataggatagacgatagaggataggaaggataataggatatgagagaggataggataggatagaggataggataggatagcggataggataggatagaggaaaggataggatagaggataggataggatagaggataggataggatagaggataggataggttagaggataggattggatagagcatagaataggataaaggataggataggatagaagataggataggataggatagaggataggataggataggatagaggataggataggatagaggataggataggataggatagaggataggataggataggatagaggataggataggataggatagaggataggataggatagaggataggataggatagaggataggataggataggatagaggataggataggatagaggataggataggatagaggaaaggataggatagaggataggataggatagaggataggataggatagaggataggataggttagaggataggattggatagagcatagaataggataaaggataggataggatagaagataggataggataggatagaggataggataggataggatagaggataggataggatagaggataggataggatagaggataggataggataggatagaggataggataggataggatagaggataggataggataggatagaggataggataggatagaggataggataggatagaggataggataggatagaggataggatagtggataggataggatagagaataggataggatggaggataggataggatagaggataggataggatagaggataggataggatagaggataggataggatggaggataggataggatagaggataggataggatagaatagaggataggataggatggatgatgggatatgacagaggataggatagtatagagtataggattggatagagaataggataggattgggatagatagataggatagataatagaggataggataggatagaggatacgatatgatagaggatcgggtaggatagaggataggataggatggatgataggatatgatagaggataggataggatagaggataggataggatagaggataggataggatagaatagaggataggataggatggatgatgggatatgacagaggataggatagtatagagtataggattggatagagaataggatagcattgggatagattgataggatagataatagaggataggataggatagaggataggatagaatagaggataggataggatagaggataggatagaataaaggataggatagagtataagatagaggatggaggataggataggatagaggatggaggataggataggataggggataagataggatagaggataggataggataggatagaggataggataggataggatagaggataggataggatagaggataggataggatagaagatattataggatggatgataggatatgacagaggataggatagtatagagtataggattggatagagaataggatgggattgggatagatagataggatagataatagaggataggataggatagaggatacgatatgatagaggatagggtaggatggaggataggataggatagaggatggaggataggataggatagtggataagataggatagaggataggataggatggatgataggatatgacagaggataggatagtatagagtataggattcgatagagaataggataggtttgggatagatagataggatagataatagtggatgggataggatagaggatacgatatgatagaggctagggttggatggaggataggataggatagaggataggataggtttgaggataggataggatagaggataggatagaatagaggataggataggatagaggataggatagaatagagtataggatagagtataggatagaggatggatgataggatatcatagaggataggataggatagacgatagaggataggaaggataataggatatgagagaggataggataggatagaggataggataggatagaggataggataggatagaggaaaggataggatagaggataggataggatagaggataggataggatagaggataggataggttagaggataggattggatagagcatagaataggataaaggataggataggatagaagataggataggataggatagaggataggataggataggatagaggataggataggatagaggataggataggataggatagaggataggataggataggatagaggataggataggataggatagaggataggataggatagaggataggataggatagaggataggataggatagaggataggataggataggatagaggataggataggatagaggataggataggatagaggaaaggataggatagaggataggataggatagaggataggataggatagaggataggataggttagaggataggattggatagagcatagaataggataaaggataggataggatagaagataggataggataggatagaggataggataggataggatagaggataggataggatagaggataggataggataggatagaggataggataggataggatagaggataggataggataggatagaggataggataggatagaggataggataggatagaggataggataggatagaggataggataggatagaggataggataggatagaggataggatagtggataggataggatagagaataggataggatggaggataggataggatagaggataggataggatagaggataggataggatagaggataggataggttagaggataggattggatagagcatagaataggataaaggataggataggatagaagataggataggataggatagaggataggatagaggataggataggatagaggataggataggatagaggataggataggataggatagaggataggataggataggatagaggataggataggataggatagaggataggataggatagaggataggataggatagaggataggataggatagaggataggataggatagaggataggatagtggataggataggatagagaataggataggatggaggataggataggatagaggataggataggatagaggataggataggatagaggataggatagaggataggataggataggataggatagaggataggatagtggataggataggatagagaataggataggatagaggataggataggatagaggataggataggattgaggataggataggatagaggataggataggatagacgataggacagaggataggataggatagaggataggaaaggatacaggatagggtaggggattggatagggtacaggacaggatacgatagaggataggataggatagacgatgagagcaaagtgaaccgccacggtaatcggagcttaacagcagatttttgagtctatagccgcgaaagaaacaaagaagttaaactcgaagtgagtttcaagcattaattaaaagaagaattacaaataagataattaattcgcgcgatttcgaggaaaataagagcaaatctcccccgggggactagttccgaatctccgggttcaaatcacgtgaattcggttattaaactgaacaaagtggatcgagacacagtgtaaagtaaattaaaattaattaattaattaattaaggtacttacttgttatcgggaattcgtacggtacggttttttcctcgtggaaaacccactcggtcgcacgaatcgatgaaataccacggtccggaacatctagaaaaaaaaagagagaaaataataaattagttactaattaataaaacaagacgggcttgtgcgtgcggagattattgtgcgtgcggagattactcgacacgaaaaccccttccttccagtaaatcaaggaacggagagtgccggtgaaaaacctgtaaaaagaaaaaattattagtataattaaaattaatggtcggagtgaggggcacattgagaacagaagtgcattaactgaaagtgagaaaaaaggacttaaagtgaggaatttagggaaaaaatttcgaaatagagaagtaccaccagataaaccgatacacacggaccaggaagagggaccacaccgcgaggggtcggtcgtatctcataaaaataaggtaggagaaagggtttagtgcctaaaaataggaaagagtagagaaaagtaggaaaagagatttgaccttgaacacaagagagaactagcggtttttatataactaacccacatctattagtgcagctacggatagggatagacataagaagcaatcgccctataggaagttttctcgtaaaacctatccctgtaggtgttagggtcgttatctcgagaacggggggccggaggcgaaaatcgtgtacctccgaaatCCCTTCGGGGACCAGacgccaaccccgagataccccccccccccaagaggatagcctacccagaaaattttttcagtcgaaaatttatgggacacccggtatataagaaaaacttagactttatccgatctaggcgtgcgacggctcgttgtaaagctctagccgagccctaaccgactaccgggtcagctttttgaaaatctcaaaattcgaggtaatttttcccacagctcggaaaggagggggcaaaatcgaaaaagtttttcaggggggagaatacttctccaatccgaccccgaaagactcgccaccctccgaaataggcgtGTCCGATTCGTCGCTGACGGTCCGCGTATTTCCGGCCGTGTGGCAATCGAGGATGCCACAGCTGCGCGAAGCATGCTCTTTCGTCCCAAAACATATTGCGCAaagagcccttttccgatttttgtccgtccttcgactaatcacgaagaatgctaatcctcgagttgccgcacgcgaggcgcttgagggttcgagctgatggcattggaaaagtggccataagtcaatccgtacgaccctcactccgtgtaccgtccgcgaggtacttgagggtcccggattcggacacagcgggccttgtggcccactacacgcggcggccaaggggtcgtaaatcctcttccgcacgacgcgaggtacgctcgggttgcgctacaaccccaagaaccgtgtctctggttttcgtcaaacggacgaaaaccacagacagtaaacgcacgtttcCCAGCCCcttaggggcaataaattagctgctagccacttggctagcacggcgtacggaGGCCACTCGGGCCCCAACAATACCCAGCCACTTGGCTGAAAATACATGCTGCTCCGAGGTACTAATAAACGCGCTTTTTGGGGAATTTCCCGAACATCGGCCTAAGGTAGGGGTTTCTTCCACCACCAAAGAGGGaggttccagaagatcctctcCCTTAGGCTGATCAACAAATCAGGAGAGTTTTACTCCCATCATGGGCCCATGCCCAGAATTCTCACCACCCACACGAGGTGACGAACGAACTGACCTCGGAGCAGCAAGGCAGAATCAATCCAACTGGCAACCAGTCAACTGAAAAACTCTGACTAAACGTAGAAGTACACATACAAAGGCCTCGCTTTGTTAAATCTGAAATCGCGCTAAGTGCACACCGCGCTAAGTTCACACCGCGCTAAGTTTACACCGCTCCAGCCCACTGTTCCGTGAATTAAAGACTCATCTAAGGTTAGTTCGGCAGATGAGATTCAATAAGTTGTAAATAGTGTGAATAAATAGTCTATTGCGCAAAGAAAAGAGACTGCAACATTCATTTACAACCACAAAATTATccatggtccttcgagccggatcagtgATCTAAGTGGAGTGCGGTGAAGTTTGAACATTGAAATATCAACGCACAACGAGATCTGTTCTACCGGACGATCTCCATCATCTTCGTGGGGTCGACATTCTTGGACGTTATACCGAGCCACGGGGATCATCCAAGTACGCGATTGCTGAGGACACCAGTGGACTGATTCTCCAGGAAAGGAAACAAGGAAGCAGCAGCCAAAACCTATCTACGAAAGGTAGGCTCGTCAATTCACGCGGTTCTCTATTTCCTGtttatttttccacttttcttcCTGTCTCAATTTTCCGAAAATGACTGGCACGACAAAGAAAGATTCTCAAAGGGAGGAACAGATTCGCGCACTCAATCATAGAAGCCGATATTTTAAAGGGCAAATTACAATGCTTATGAGTTTCCTTGAAAATTATAAGGACTCTGCTAAAGAACGCGTTAAACTACGAGAACGGATCGAGCGTTTAAAATCATACTTCGAAAAATTCGACGAACAACAAAATGAGCTGACAATAATATCGGATGACAGCGAGACTGTACTTTTGCAACGAGAAGAACTCACAGAATATTACGATGATGTGCTAGCGTCCGCGATAACACTGTTAGAAAATCTTGAGACGCCTTCAAATAAGGCAATCAAAGAAAACAATCTTACAAGTAAATCCAATTCGGTTCCAGTCAAATTACCTAAAATAGATTTACCAAAATTCGATGGTCGCATCGAAAATTGGATTACCTTTAAAGACGCCTTCCAAACGATGATACACGCGCACGAAGGTCTAAGTAATATtcagaaattaaattatctTAGGCTTTCATTATCAGGAAGAGCCGAAATCGCGATAGGAGCTTTTACAATCACTGACGACAACTACGCAGCCGCTTGGAATCATTTAGTAGAAATTTACGATAACAAACGCGCTTTGGTTTTACGACACGCGGCACTTCTACGCGACACTCCATCAATGCCTAACGAGTCATCCGAGTCAATTCGCGATCTTGTTAACCATATGCAATTACAAATACGTTCATTGCAAGCTCTAGGTCGTAGTTGGGAGGATATCGCCAACGATCTCATAACTAGTATAATTATTTCGCGCATGGGCAAGGAGATCAGGAAAACGTGGGAACGCACGTTAGCCGATACCGAAGTGCCAAAAATAAacgatattttcaaattcttgcaTTTGGCCTCCCACCAATGCAGGGATTATGAATCCATATCAAACATCACGACGCAGGATCCTCCGATTAAGAAACCGCAAAATGATAATCGCGCATACAACACTCGACCACTCCCTTTGTCTTCGCCGCCAAATAATCGCGCATACAACAACCGTCCACCTCAATTTTATTCGCAAAATAATCGCACTTATAATACACGGTCATCTCCATCGCCATCACCAAACTTGAATTATCGTCAAGCTTTCGTAACGCAATATCGCTTTCCAACTTGCGGGATTTGTAAAACGGGTGAACATGCGGCTTATCAATGTAAAAAGTTTTTGGAAGCCCCCGTAGATAAAAAAATAGAATTAGCGCGCAAGGCCGAACTTTGTTTAAATTGTCTAAAGCCCGGTCATTCACCTGATACCTGTTACCGGGGCAGGTGCCAAAAATGTCATCGACCACATAACACGCGTCTTCATCGGGATAAAAATCCTAAGCAGCCAACAGTAATTTCACACGCCGAATCAaaaaaccttgaaaacgactccTGACTCGCTACCCGCTTCGACGTTACGCATCAATCCCAAAATAAGATAACATCGCTAATCATTGATGGTTCGACCCATGATTTAATGGCTACAGCCACCGTTCATGCTTTGGACATCAATAAAAAACTCATAAATTGTAGAACGCTCTTGGATACATGTTCAAACGCAAATTTTATAACAGAGGAATTATTAACAAAGTTGAAATTACCAACGCGCGAGCAGAGCGTAACGATCGAAGCGTTGAACGAGCTCAATACCATAACAAATAGGCAAGTCAAACTGACAATCAAATCCCGTTTGAATAACTTTAAACGCGATttatattttttcgtaattccgCGCATTGCTGGGCACTTACCCGACGTCCAAATAGATAAAACAAAAATCGCGATTCCGTCTAACATTCGATTGGCGGATCCAAATTTTCATAAACCCGCGCCTATCGACATGCTGATCGGTACGGGACTGACGCTCTCGTGCCTCAGTATCGGTCAAATAAATTTATCGAAACGAACCGACTCTGACCTGATCTTACAAAAAACTCAGTTCGGTTGGGTTATCGGGGGGAGTGCTCCTACTACGTTCCACAAAAATTCGCGCAAATCCTTCTATAACAATACCGAATttgatttgaaaaaattttgggaaatCGAAGAAGGATCACAACTTCCTCATTTCACACCTGAAGAGGAAGCTTGTGAAacgcattttaaaaataacatttcgcGCTCTGTTACCGGTCGATACGTAGTCGCGCTTCCATTTAACGACAAAAAACAAAGTATAGGAGAAACTTATAATCGCGCTATGAGTAGATTTCAGTCGTTAGAAAGACGATTCGCTCTTAATCCAGAATTGCATACAGAGTATACACAGGTAATAGAGGAATACATAACACTCGGCCATTTAACGGAAATAAAGACACCTGTGCACTCTGAAGGGTTTTACCTGCCACACCACGCCGTCATCAAACCCTCCAGCTCAACAACAAAGGTTCGAGTTGTGTTCGATGGTTCGGCAAAATCGAGTACAGGTATATCGCTGAACGACACTCTTTTAACAGGTCCTACTATTCAGGACGATCTTTTCTGCCACTTGTTGAGATTTCGAATGCACCCTTTTGTACTAACCGGGGATATTGAAAAAATGTACCGTCAATTTCTTGTCAGACCCCAAGACAGACATTATCAAAAAATTCTTTGGCGgaatgataaaaatgaaatcgCGACTTTTCAACTAAACACCGTTACTTTCGGTCTTACATCCGCGCCTTTCCTTGCAACGCGATGCTTGCAACAACTTGCCAACGACGAATTGCACACGTACAGCGCGGCATCCGAAGTCATAAAGAGGGACATTTATGTTGATGATCTCCTGACCGGTGCCGCCACATACCGCGATACAATTAGATTACGCGATCAAATAATCGAATTATTAAAAAGGGGAGAACTTAATATACGACAGTGGGTTTCAAATGATCCAAAATTATTGACTGGGTTATCTAATGACCAAATTCATCCGAAACTCTTTGGGGACGAAACGGTGAAAACATTAGGTGTAGCATGGAATCCGcgaaatgacaaaattcaatattcAGTGAATATTAACTCACCACAGCAACCGACAAAACGCGCAATATTATCAACAATTGCCAAAATATTCGACCCTTTGGGACTATTGTGTCCAGTAACTGTAACCgcaaaaataattatgcaacgTCTCTGGCAATTAAAATTAGACTGGGATGAATCACTACCCGCTCACCTACATCGTGAATGGTTGCTTTATAAAGACGATTTAAAACTCTTGGAAAGGATCACTTTCCACCGTCACGTCACACAACGCACCGTTGAAacaattgaaatacacggaTTCTGTGACGCAAGTGAACGCGCTTATGGAGCGGCTATTTACATCCGTAGTATAGACCGTTCCGGAAAAATCAAAACACAAATACTTTGTGCAAAAACCAGAATCGCGCCTTTAAAAACAATAAGTCTCGCTCGTCTTGAGCTCTGTGGAGCAAATTTATTAGCAAATTTATATGTCTCAATAAAAGATTCTCTCACTAATAGCGTCGCAAAAACCACGTTCTGGACAGATTCGACTGTCGTGCTGCATTGGCTTATGAAATCTCCGAGCAACCTAAAAACTTTTGTAGCCAATCGCATAGCAGAAATTCAAACAAAAACGCGCATAACCGACTGGCGCCATATTCGCACGACTGATAACCCCGCAGATTTATTGTCGCGCGGCATTACAGCAAAAGAATTACTCAATAACAAACGTTGGACATTCGGTCCAGATTGGCTCACGCTTGATAAATCGCTTTGGCCGGAATCGCGATTAGAAATTTTGCAAGATATACCTGAAGTACGCAAGATTGTTTGTCTCGCCTCAAATGTTCTCAATCCCAATGACATTCTACACAAATATTCATGCATCAAGCGTCTGCGTAGAGTGATCGCGTATTGTTTAAGATTTTTAAAGGCAAATCGTCATACCGGAGCGATTTCTGTAGAAGAAGCTCAACACGCGAACGAAAAAATTATCGCTTTAATACAGCAACAGTCGTTTTCAGAAGAAATACGCGCATTAAAAACTGGAACGGAATTGCCCAATAAAAGTAAACTTCTCTGTTTAAGTCCTTTTGTTGACAATAAAGGCATATTACGAGTCGGAGGTCGTCTCCAAATTGTCAGAATTACCGTATCATGCAAAGCATCCGATATTATTGCCAAAAAACGATCATGTAACCGATCTCATTATTCGACATGCACACTTGCAAAACCACCATTCAGGTCTCAACGCTACCTTGTACCACGTTCGACAATATTACTGGCCCATCGACGGCAAAAATACTACACGTAGGATATTGCGAGGTTGCGTGAAATGTTTTAGAGTTAATCCTCCTGCGACAAGCTATGTAATGGGAATTTTACCGGCCAACCGAATCACCGAAACGCGCCCTTTTACCAACATAGGAGTAGATTATTGCGGCCCATTTTTCATTAAAGAGCGCAAGTTCCGAAACCGCATGAAAATCAAAATCTATGTTGccgtatttatttgtttttcgagTAAGGCTATTCACTTGGAAGTAGTCAGCGATATGACCACTGAAGCATTCATCGCAGCTTTAAAAAGAATGATCGCGCGCCGTGgagtatgtaaaaatatttattccgaTAACGGTACCAACTTCATAGGTGCCAATAATGAGTTGACCGAGCTTTCCCGAGTCCTGAACGAAAATGAGAAAATTCGTCAATTTCTCAATGATAAAGAAATATCGTGGCACTTCATGCCGGCTTTAACACCACATTTCGGCGGGCTCTGGGAAGCGGCCGTCAAATCTTTCAAACATCACCTTAAACGCGTCGTAGGTAACGAATTATTTACTTACGAAGAATTTGCCACCTTTGTAACGGAAATTGAGGCTGTCCTTAACTCCCGTCCATTGACTCCGATATCATCCGACCCCAACGATCCCGAAGCCCTTACTCCCGGTCATTTTCTAATAGGAACCGCGCTGACGAGTATACCCGAGGTCGATCTCACCATGACCTCCAACAACAAACTGTC
Protein-coding sequences here:
- the LOC143363804 gene encoding uncharacterized protein LOC143363804 — its product is MTGTTKKDSQREEQIRALNHRSRYFKGQITMLMSFLENYKDSAKERVKLRERIERLKSYFEKFDEQQNELTIISDDSETVLLQREELTEYYDDVLASAITLLENLETPSNKAIKENNLTSKSNSVPVKLPKIDLPKFDGRIENWITFKDAFQTMIHAHEGLSNIQKLNYLRLSLSGRAEIAIGAFTITDDNYAAAWNHLVEIYDNKRALVLRHAALLRDTPSMPNESSESIRDLVNHMQLQIRSLQALGRSWEDIANDLITSIIISRMGKEIRKTWERTLADTEVPKINDIFKFLHLASHQCRDYESISNITTQDPPIKKPQNDNRAYNTRPLPLSSPPNNRAYNNRPPQFYSQNNRTYNTRSSPSPSPNLNYRQAFVTQYRFPTCGICKTGEHAAYQCKKFLEAPVDKKIELARKAELCLNCLKPGHSPDTCYRGRCQKCHRPHNTRLHRDKNPKQPTVISHAESKNLENDS
- the LOC143363805 gene encoding uncharacterized protein LOC143363805: MATATVHALDINKKLINCRTLLDTCSNANFITEELLTKLKLPTREQSVTIEALNELNTITNRQVKLTIKSRLNNFKRDLYFFVIPRIAGHLPDVQIDKTKIAIPSNIRLADPNFHKPAPIDMLIGTGLTLSCLSIGQINLSKRTDSDLILQKTQFGWVIGGSAPTTFHKNSRKSFYNNTEFDLKKFWEIEEGSQLPHFTPEEEACETHFKNNISRSVTGRYVVALPFNDKKQSIGETYNRAMSRFQSLERRFALNPELHTEYTQVIEEYITLGHLTEIKTPVHSEGFYLPHHAVIKPSSSTTKVRVVFDGSAKSSTGISLNDTLLTGPTIQDDLFCHLLRFRMHPFVLTGDIEKMYRQFLVRPQDRHYQKILWRNDKNEIATFQLNTVTFGLTSAPFLATRCLQQLANDELHTYSAASEVIKRDIYVDDLLTGAATYRDTIRLRDQIIELLKRGELNIRQWVSNDPKLLTGLSNDQIHPKLFGDETVKTLGVAWNPRNDKIQYSVNINSPQQPTKRAILSTIAKIFDPLGLLCPVTVTAKIIMQRLWQLKLDWDESLPAHLHREWLLYKDDLKLLERITFHRHVTQRTVETIEIHGFCDASERAYGAAIYIRSIDRSGKIKTQILCAKTRIAPLKTISLARLELCGANLLANLYVSIKDSLTNSVAKTTFWTDSTVVLHWLMKSPSNLKTFVANRIAEIQTKTRITDWRHIRTTDNPADLLSRGITAKELLNNKRWTFGPDWLTLDKSLWPESRLEILQDIPEVRKIVCLASNVLNPNDILHKYSCIKRLRRVIAYCLRFLKANRHTGAISVEEAQHANEKIIALIQQQSFSEEIRALKTGTELPNKSKLLCLSPFVDNKGILRVGGRLQIVRITVSCKASDIIAKKRSCLNATLYHVRQYYWPIDGKNTTRRILRGCVKCFRVNPPATSYVMGILPANRITETRPFTNIGVDYCGPFFIKERKFRNRMKIKIYVAVFICFSSKAIHLEVVSDMTTEAFIAALKRMIARRGVCKNIYSDNGTNFIGANNELTELSRVLNENEKIRQFLNDKEISWHFMPALTPHFGGLWEAAVKSFKHHLKRVVGNELFTYEEFATFVTEIEAVLNSRPLTPISSDPNDPEALTPGHFLIGTALTSIPEVDLTMTSNNKLSKWQHIQKVKQDFWTRWSKEYINQLNVRAKWAKGSHIINKGTIVVLKDNHLPPSHWNLGRVEEIHPGPDDVIRAVTVRTINGVYKRNVRGFGEFALFFTVTCLFYSLLVLLDLSFNGGSMSDSSLTVRVFPAVWQSRMPQLREACSFVPKHIAQRALFRFLSADQQIRRVLLPSWAHAQNSHHPHEVTNELTSEQQGRINPTGNQSTEKL